TACCTGGAAAGCTATAACAACCACGCCAACGTGGGTTATAAATTCACGCTGGAGACTATTAAAAAGCAGGAACTGGTGCGTAAACTATCTTCTGAGTCCATTAGGTGGGACAGTACCAAGCAGAAGTGGCACATAGACGCCTACACGCTCAGGACCTTTAACGGCGACAAGGAAACCGTCACTACGGGCGGCCCAGTAGACACCACGCTTAACATGCTCCCCAAGGATTTTGCCAGCACCTACCGTCTGCGGGAAACCCTCACAATGGCAGAGCTCAACGATGTCATCAAGGAGAAGGAACTGCGCGGAGCTACAGACATTGCCGAGTACATGACTGAAAAGTACGAGCGCTACAGCTACCCCTTCGCTATTACGGTGCTCACCATCATTGGCGTAATCTTGAGCTCCAGGAAAGTGCGCGGCGGCGTCGGGTTTCAGATTGCCCTCGGGTTTATTCTGGCGTTCGTGTTTATCATCTTCGTGATGATGTCCCGAAGCCTGGCCCAGGTAGGCGGTATTCCGCCCATGCTAGCCGCTTGGATTCCCTTGGCCGTCTTCTCCATCATTGGCGTGGTACTGTATAAGACGGTACCTCGTTAGACCAATCGTTTTTGGCCTCTTTTCTAGAAATCAAGCCAAAAACGACAATTCCCCTATTCAATTTCATACTCTCAAAGCCCCTATTAGACTCTCGTGCAAAAGCCCTCGTTTAAAGATTATTTAGAACTGCACTTCATCATACTACTGTGGGGGTTCACGGCTATTTTGGGCAAGCTGATTTCCATTCCGGCGGTGGAATTGGTGTTTTACCGTACCATTTTGGCGGCCGTGGCTTTGGCAGTGGTCATCAAACTGCGCGGCGAGTCATTTAAGATTGGCCGAAGAAACATCATCAAGATTGTGGGTGTGGGATTTATGATAGCGGCCCACTGGATTCTGTTCTTCGCGTCTGCCCGGGTAGCGTCTGTTTCTATCTGTCTGGCGGGCATGGCCACGGCTAGCCTTTGGACGTCTATTCTGGAGCCTATCTTCACCAAGAAGAAAATCAAAGCCCATGAGGTGGCTCTGGCCCTGCTCATCATGTTGGGCCTGTATGTCATCTTCCGGTTTGAGTTTGATCATGCCGTGGGTATTGCAATGGCGGTAGGCTCGGCGTTTCTGGCGTCCTGCTTTACCATCATCAACAGCAAGCTTACCAAACAGCACGCGGCCACTACCATTACCTGTTATGAGATGGCGGGCGCTTGGTTAGCCACTACCCTTTTCCTGCCGTTCTACCGAAACTACATGACCGATTCTGGCACTTTACAGTTAAGCGCAGACCTCTGGGACTTCTTATGGATTGGGGTGTTGGCCTTGGTGTGTACCGTGTATGCCTATACTGCGGCTGTGCGCCTCATGCAGAAGTTCTCTGCCTACACCATGAACCTAACCGTGAACCTGGAGCCTGTCTATGGCATTCTGCTGGCGTGGTTCATCTTCAAAGAAGGCGAGCAAATGTCGGCGGGCTTTTACTATGGCGCAGCTATCATACTGTTCAGTGTGTTCTTGCACCCTATTCTGGAGTCTATGCTGGCGCGCCGCCAACGCAACTTAAAGGACGCCCTGCCAAACTGAGTACTCTGCCGTGAACGGTAAGGGCTGTGCTGGTGCTTCTTTGAACAGGCCGTACATAGTAGATCCTGAACCAGACATAGAGGCATAGGTAGCACCCATGGCATACAATTGCCCTTTCAATTCTTTTAAGACAGGATACTTCGGAAACAGGCTGGCTTCAAAGTCATTGACCACAGTGTCTTTCCAAGTAGTAGGCTCATGCGCCAAAAGCGTTTTTAGGCTGTTTTCTGGGAATTGAGGCAAAACCCCGGCATAGGCTTCAGCGGTGCTGATGGGGAAGTTGGGATAGACCAAGACTACATGCCAGCCTTTTAGGTCTAAGTCAATCGGTTTAAAGACATCTCCTTTCTCTATGGCCAGCACCGGTTTGTTCTGCACGAAGAAGGCGCAGTCACTGCCTAGTTGCTTCGCGTAGTTTTCCAGTTGCTCAGCCGGTAAAGAGAGCGTGAAGAGGTCATTCAGGATTTTCAGTGTGAAGGCCGCATCTGCTGATCCCCCGCCCAGCCCCGCGCCCATGGGAATGACCTTGTGCAAATGCATCTGAATGGCCGGCAGGTGGTAGTCCTTTTTGAGCAGTTCGTACGCTTTCCAGCAAAGGTTCTGGGTTGGCTCTCCTGGCACGGATAAGCCAGACAGGGTGAAGGATGCCTCACTGGTAGTGGGAAGAATCTCCAGCGCATCGGTCCAGCCCACCGGGTAAAAGCAGGACACTAGGTTATGGAAGCCGTCGGGCCGCTTTTCTATCAACTGTAACCCAAGGTTTATCTTCGCGTTCGGAAACTGAATCATGCGTGCAAAATACTAAACAGTTATCAGGAAACAGTTACTAGTAAACAGATGGGAAATAGGTAACTTCGTTTTTGGCTTGTTTTATGGAAAATACCCCAAAAACGCATCCTAGTCAGAGACCCTAGGTTCTTAAGAAACCAAACTTTTCCTCTGACTTTATATTGAAATAAGATGAAACGCTTCGTCCTGCTCTTGTTCAGTGTATTCTACGCGGTTACTTCTTTTGCCCAGAAGCCACCTCAGTATGCCGCAGTAGACAAGAAAGTCATCCAACTGACGCAGAAGCAAACCCTGACGTTGGAGGAACTGGTAAAGGTGATCTCCCAGAACTTCACCACGCCAGAGGACAGGACCCGGGCCGCTTTTGTCTGGCTCACTGAGAACATTGCCTATGACATCCAAGCTTTGTATTTAACGCCGTCCATTGGCAACAACAAATACCTCATTGAACAGACGTTAAAAACCAAAAAGGCGGTCTGCGAAGGGTACGCCGAAGTGTTTCAAACCTTGTGCAACCAGATGGGCATCAAAGCCTATATGGTCACGGGATACACGTCCCTGGACAATCAAGTGAGCTCAAAGGCGCACGCCTGGTGCGCGGCGCAGGTAAACGGCAAGTGGTATTTATTTGACCCAACCTGGGGGGCGGGGTACGTGTCTGAAAAGGCGTTCACCAAACACAGAAACGAGCAGTTCTTTAAGGCTGAACCCGCCAGCTTTGCACCCACACATTTTCCTTCTGACCCGCTTTGGCAGTTTTCTACCTCACCCATCACCGGTAGAGAGTTTGCCGCAGGTGTTTCCTCCCTTCCCAAACCAAGGAGTTGTTTCCAGTTCAAAGACACGCTGGCGGCGTATGAGAAACTAGATGACCATGGCCGCTTGCTGAGCACCGTCCGGAGGATGGAGGCCCCTGGCAACTTTCATCCTTTTTTGGCCAACCACCTGCTATCCTTGAAGAGCCAGATTGACTACCAGAACTACCTGGCGCTTTCTATGGCCTACAACCAGGGCATAGACCTGCTCAACCAGTTCTTGTACTATAGAAACAACATGCTCTTCGGCAAGAAGCGCGAAGCCGAACTGAAGACGTTGATCACCACCTCCGTCTCAAATTTCCAGGCCGCCAAACAAAGGTTAGACACCGTCAAGTGGCATTCAACCCAATATGAGATTGGTTCTATAAAAGACAACCTGACCAAGGCCTACAGCTTGGCCTTGGACCAGCAAAAATTCATCAACCGGATTTATGATCCCCTCGGCTTGAAAAAGAAAAACTAACGCTCATGTACCTTTCCTTCGGAAAACGCTTCTTAGACCTCGTCCTTGCCGGATCCGCGCTGTTGGTGCTGTGGCCGGTGATGCTGGTGGTGGCGGTGGCATTGTGGTTTGGATTTGACGGAAAGGTGTTGTTCAGACAGCAACGACCAGGGCTGCACGGCAAGGCGTTTACGTTCTACAAGTTTACCACCATGACTCAGGGCCGTGATGCTGCCGGTGAGCTACTACCAGATGAACATCGGCTTACGTCATTGGGAAGCTTCATCAGGAAAACTTCTTTGGATGAGTTGCCGCAGTTATGGAACGTGCTAAAAGGGGATATGAGTCTGGTGGGCCCCAGGCCCTTGCTGATGGACTATCTGCCTTTGTACACGCCTGACCAAGCCAGACGCCATGCCGTAAAACCGGGCATCACAGGCTGGGCGCAGGTAAACGGACGCAACCTGTTATCCTGGGAAGAAAAGTTTACTTTTGACGTGTGGTACGTGGAACATGCCTCGTTTAAGGTAGACTTGCAGATTCTATGGCGCACGTTCAAACACGTGATTCAACCCGAAGGAATTTCGGCACCCGATACGGCCACCATGCCGCGGTTCACCGGTTCTTCTAATACTGCTTCATGAACAGCACAGGAAAAGATATTGTCATTGTAGGGGCCGGCGGTTTGGGCCGCGAGGTCCTGATGCTCATCCGTCAGATAAACCAGCACACCCCTACCTGGAATTTCCTGGGCTTCTATGATGATGCTTCACCCGAGGCCGGCTTCGGGTACCCGTATTTGGGAACGGTGGATGACCTCAACAATACGCCCACTCCCCTTCACGCCGTCATCGCCATTGGGGATTGTCAGGCTAAGGCCAAGGTGGTGGAAAGGCTCTTTAATAACTTCTTGCTGTTCCCTGTGCTGGTGCATCCATCTGTGGTGAATGAAGTAGTGCAACTCAACCAGATTGACGAAGGTTCTATTATTTGCCAGAACTGCATCCTTACTATCAATGTGCGGTTAGGAAAACACGTTCTGCTCAATCTAGCCTGCACCCTAGGCCATGACGCCGTGTTAGGAGACTTCTGCTCTTTGATGCCGCAGGTAGCCGTTAGCGGCGGCGTAACATTACAAAAAGGTGTGTACATGGGCACCAACAGTTCCATCTTGCAATACAAATCTGTAGGCGTGTTCACCGCCATCGGGGCAGGCGCAGTCGTCACCCAAGACCTCCCTGACCATTGTACCGCCGTGGGTGTACCAGCCCGTATCATCAAGCAAGCGGTATGAGCGCCAACCAGGATTTCATCTACCTGTCGCCGCCGCACATGGGCGGAAGAGAGCAGCACTACATTCAAGAAGCATTCGATCAAAACTGGATTACCACCGCGGGCGCGAACGTAGATGGTTTTGAGAAAGAACTGGCTTCCTATGTGGGAGTACCGCATGCAGCCGTGCTTTCTTCGGGCACCGCGGCTTTGCATTTGGCTTTGCTGACCATGGGCATAGGCGAAGGGGACGAGGTCTTCTGCTCCAGCTTTACCTTTGTGGCCAGCACTAACCCCATCAAATATGTTGGCGCTACACCCGTATTGATTGACAGTGAACTTACCACCTGGAACCTCTGCCCGAAAGCGCTGGAACAAGCTATGCAATCACGTCAGCAGAAAGGCAAACTCCCCAAAGCCTTGATTCTGGTTCATTTATACGGAATGCCTTCGCGCATGCAGGAGATTCTGGAGTTGTGCCAACACTATGGCGTGCAAGTCATAGAAGATGCTGCCGAGGCACTAGGATCAACTTATAAGAACCAGCAGATGGGCACCTTCGGGGAGGCGGGTTTCTTCTCCTTTAACGGAAACAAGATTATCACTACTTCTGGAGGCGGCGCATTGATTTCTCAAAACAAAGACCTGGTTGAAAAAGCTAAATGGCTGGCCACCCAAGCCAAAGAACCAACGCCGCACTACCATCATACCACCATGGGGTTTAACTACCGGCTTAGCAATATCTGCGCGGGTATAGGCCGGGGTCAGTTAGAAGTCTTGGAGGAGCGTGTCCAACAGAAGCGACTGGTGTTTGCAAATTACCAAACGCTATTGCAAGATCTAGAGGAAATTCAATGGCAACCAGAGCCAAAAGGAAGCTTAAGTAACCGCTGGCTTTCCTGCTTCACTATCCAGAAAGGAAGCGCCGTCACGCCTGAGAAAATACGGCTGGCCCTGTTAGCGGACCAGATTGAAAGCCGACCGCTGTGGCAACCCATGCACCAGCAACCACTGTACCAAGGCTGTGACTATTTCGGGGAGAACGTGAGCGATGATCTGTTTGCCAGAGGCTTGTGCTTGCCATCGGGCACAAAGCTCACTATGAGCCTGCAAGAGCGCATTGCTTCTATCATCAGAAAAGCGTTTTTGGCCTGATTCTTAGAAAATAAGCCAAAAACGAAATATCAAATAGCAGCCAGCGCTTTCTCTAAATCTGCAATTAAATCCTCTGCTTCTTCAATGCCTACAGACAGCCTGATTAGCCCAATGGAGATGCCCAGTTTGGCCCGTTGCTCTTCGGTGAGGGCTCTGTGGGATGTGCCTAAAGGATAAGAGACAGAGGAAACCACCCCTGCCAATGAAGGGGCAAACGGGATATGAGTCAGGCCGCGCATGAAGCGGTTCACAGTCTCTACCTCGTCTTTAATTCTAAAGGAAAGCATACCACCAAACCAGCCTTTCCCCTGCGCCGATGCCAATCCATTCTGAGGATGAGTAGACAGACCTGGATAGTAGACCTCGCTTACTTTAGGGTGGTTTTGCAGGTAAGTTGCCAGCGCCAAGGCATTTTCTGAGTGTTGCCGGATGCGCAGTTTCAAGGTCTTGAGACCGCGGGCGGCTAGCCAGGAATCAAAGGGGCTCAGGTTTAAGCCCCAGGCCACCACAATTTGCTTGGCGCGCTGAGCGTCTTCCGTCACTTTGGCAACCACTACCCCAGCCGTCACGTCACTGTGCCCCGACAAGTATTTGGTTACGCTGTGAATGACGATATCAGCTCCTAACTCCAAAGGTTTAGTAATGACCGGTGAGGCGAAGGTATTGTCCACGACCAGCTTCACGCCTTGCTTCTGACATTCTACTGCTACTTTGGCTAAGTCCAACACCGTCATCATGGGGTTACTAATAGTCTCTACCAACAGCACTTTGGTATTAGCTTGCACATAGTTACCAAAGCTGTACATCTCCCCCATCGGCACGAAACTCACCTGCACCCCCATGCGCGTCAGTTCCTGAGTGAGCAGAGCGGCAGAGCCTCCGTAGATTTCCTCGGCGCACAGCACATGGTCCCCAGACTGGCAGTACACCAGCACCGCCGTCAGAATAGCCGATATGCCCGAAGAAGTTGCCACTGCGCCTTGTCCGTTTTCCAATTGGTTTACCTCCTCAGCCAGCTCATCTGTGTTAGGATTGCCGTTCCGGCTGTACAGATAGCTTTGGCCAGGTTGCTCAAAATAGGCTTCTAAGGCGTTCAAATCCTCAAAGGTGAATACTGAGGTCTGGTAGATGGGCGTAACTTTCGGAGATATAGACACTTTTTTTAATTAAGAATTAGTAATTAAAAATTGAAGAAGTACTGTCTGTTTTAATGGTTCAGATGACATTTGAATGAATCAACAGGCAGAACAGACAAATCTAGCAATACTCCCATCAAATTTTATGTACCATATTATTTACAAAGAGCCTTAAATACGTTTCTAGCTTCTATAAACTTCTGCCTCTGTTTATACTCTGGTAACTCTATTAGAAAGTAATCAGGTTCGTATGCGCTTATAAGTTTAAATCCTTCTTTTGTGAGAATTTCAAACTTATAGTTCACACCGTCAGAAACAGTGTAAGTCATTGATCTTCCTCCATCATTATCTTTTGTAGCATAATTCAGAGAATCTTGATTAAGAGTCCAGAATCCTAATCGCGATAATTCATCCAATAGCAAGTCACCTTTCTTTTTCCTTATTTTCTGTTTGGTGATAAATGGCTTGCTAAAACTCTTGTCTTTCTTCTGTTTCGAGGTGTAGCGCAAACAATACCATGTTTCATCTTTAGTAGCTAGAATTTTATAGTCTAGCTTATTACTCCACCAATAACTTTCTTCTGAGTAAGAAATCAAAAAATCATATTGGTCATGAAAGGCCTTATAAATGACAGAATTGCTACGCTCCTCCGCATTTGTGTTCGCCTCAATGTGCGGCAAATTTTGGCCTAACACACCAAATGAACTAGCAACGAAAAAGATTAGTAAGTGAATCTTCATAATTAGCTCTTTCTGGAAGGGCTTATTCTATATGCTTTCTTCCAATGACTTATAATAGCTATGAATAGGTGCACGCAACAATTAGCAATTGCAATCAGCAATTCTAAAGGTAAGTACAAACCTACCAAAGTGGCAAAAGCGTTTTTGCCCTGATTTCTGGAAAACAAGCCAAAAACGGTGGTAAAAGCGAAAGCCCGCCTTCTTTGCAGAAAAACGGGCTCTCAAAATGAAAAACAGGAAATCTTAGGCGGTTACGGCTTCGGCCAAGACAATAATCTTATTGTCCAGCACTTCCACAACTCCCCCGTCAATCTGGAATACCACTGATGTACCAGTAGTGGGCGTCACGCGCACAGGACCGTTAGCCAAGGCACTAATCAAGGCGGCGTGGTTGTTCAACACTTCAAAGCCACCATTAATACCAGGAAACTGAACCGAGGTCACGTCGCCTTCAAATACTCTCTTATCTGGGGTGATGATTTCTAAATACATCTTTTCAGTTAACAGTTAACAGTAAAAAGTTATCAGTTAGAAGTTTTCCCTTGATTACTGCTAACTGATAACTGTTACCTGAATTTATTTTGCTTCGGCCATCATTTTCTGACCCTTGGCAACGGCATCCTCAATGGTACCTACCAAGTTGAAGGCAGACTCAGGAAGGTTGTCATGCAGACCGTCCATGATTTCGTTGAAGCCACGGATGGTGTCTTTGATGTCTACCAACACACCTTTCAAGCCAGTGAACTGCTCGGCTACGTGGAATGGCTGAGACAAGAAACGCTGCACACGACGCGCTCTGTGTACAACCAATTTATCTTCTTCAGATAATTCGTCCATACCCAAGATAGCGATGATGTCTTGCAATTCTTTGTAACGCTGAAGAATCTCTTTCACACGCTGGGCCGTGTTGTAGTGCTCTTCGCCTACTACGTCTGCGGTCAAGATACGTGAGGTAGAATCCAGAGGGTCTACCGCTGGGTAGATACCCAACTCAGAGATTTTACGAGACAATACAGTGGTGGCATCCAAGTGAGCAAACGTAGTTGCTGGAGCCGGATCCGTTAAGTCATCTGCAGGTACGTAAACGGCCTGTACAGACGTAATGGAACCACGCTTAGTAGACGTGATACGCTCTTGCATGGCACCCATCTCAGTAGCCAATGTTGGCTGGTAACCTACCGCAGATGGCATACGACCCAAGAGAGCCGATACCTCAGAACCTGCCTGCGTGAAACGGAAGATGTTGTCAATAAAGAAAAGAATATCTCTACCAGCACCAGTACCGTCACCGTCACGGAAAGACTCGGCTACCGTCAAACCTGACAAGGCTACACGGGCACGGGCCCCAGGAGGCTCGTTCATCTGACCGAACACGAAGGTTGCTTTTGATTCTTTCAGGGCTTCCTGGTCTACTTTAGAAAGGTCCCATCCACCATGCTCCATAGACTCCATGAAGGCGTCACCGTAGCGCACAATGCCAGACTCAATCATCTCGCGTAGTAAGTCGTTTCCCTCACGAGTACGCTCACCTACACCGGCAAATACAGAAAGACCACCGTGGCCTTTGGCGATGTTGTTGATCAACTCCTGGATCAATACGGTTTTACCTACACCGGCACCCCCGAACAAACCAATTTTACCCCCTTTGGAGTAAGGCTCAATCAGGTCAATTACTTTGATACCTGTGTACAAAACCTCAGAAGACGTAGAAAGGTCCTCAAAACGAGGCGCGTTTCTGTGGATAGGAAGGTCTGCCTCGCTCACTGGCTGTGGAATACCGTCAATGGCTTCGCCAATTACGTTGAACAGACGGCCTAGCACGTTATCGCCGGTAGGCATTGAGATAGGAGACGCCAAGTCGGTTACTTCCATACCGCGGGTAAGACCTTCGGTTGCGTCCATTGCAATGGTACGTACGCGGTCTTCGCCTAAGTGCTGCTGAGTCTCAAGTACCACGCGGGCACCGTTCGCCTTCACCACCACCAGGGCATCCATGATGTTGGGCAACTTAGAATTCTCACCCGAGAAGCTAACGTCCACTACCGGACCGATCACCTGGGTAATTCTGCCAATATTCGCCATTTGGTTGGTTTATAAATATTTAGATAGATACAGTACTCAATCAGGGTGCAAAAATAGAGCATTCTGTCTTGATTTCCATAGAAGTATCTAAAAATCTTTGGGATTTGACGCACTACTCTGTTAATAGTGCCTCACCTGCCCAACCATACAGCTATCCACTCCTTCTATAATAGATAGTATAGAAGGAAATGAGTAGTTTTAATTATGCCGCCGATGAGGTTGAATCCACTATCACCTTCAAAGGTTGACCTAGAATCTGCATGGCCCGCTCCCATTCAAACTCACTGCGCAAGTGCACAAACACGTGGTTACCGTGCCGTACTAGACGCACGTCTTCCAGTACGCTTTCCAGTTTGGCGTCTAGTTTATTTAACGTACAGGTATAGACCGGACTGGCTGACCTGAAATAAAACCAAAGGGTGATGGCTGTCGCTTCCATATTACAAGGCTTGGTAAAGAACCGTCATCACAGAACCCAGAGAAACCCACCAGAAGAAATCCACTAGCCGGGCGTTAGATAATATAAAGGTAGAAGGCCTTGAAGCAGACTCTTTCTCGATAGATGGGGTTATCCGTTTTTG
The nucleotide sequence above comes from Nibribacter ruber. Encoded proteins:
- a CDS encoding LptF/LptG family permease, with the translated sequence MKLLDNYILKKFLTTFVFVVIILIAVICVIDFVEKNDDFIQNNLSARTVIFDYYVNMIPHYINMLSPITVFIATVFVTAKLASHTEIVAILSSGVSFKRMLVPYVIGSVIIGIFIFFFSSYVIPNANKTRVAFEIKYVKNPYTYEGRNVHFRIGPETFAYLESYNNHANVGYKFTLETIKKQELVRKLSSESIRWDSTKQKWHIDAYTLRTFNGDKETVTTGGPVDTTLNMLPKDFASTYRLRETLTMAELNDVIKEKELRGATDIAEYMTEKYERYSYPFAITVLTIIGVILSSRKVRGGVGFQIALGFILAFVFIIFVMMSRSLAQVGGIPPMLAAWIPLAVFSIIGVVLYKTVPR
- a CDS encoding DMT family transporter gives rise to the protein MQKPSFKDYLELHFIILLWGFTAILGKLISIPAVELVFYRTILAAVALAVVIKLRGESFKIGRRNIIKIVGVGFMIAAHWILFFASARVASVSICLAGMATASLWTSILEPIFTKKKIKAHEVALALLIMLGLYVIFRFEFDHAVGIAMAVGSAFLASCFTIINSKLTKQHAATTITCYEMAGAWLATTLFLPFYRNYMTDSGTLQLSADLWDFLWIGVLALVCTVYAYTAAVRLMQKFSAYTMNLTVNLEPVYGILLAWFIFKEGEQMSAGFYYGAAIILFSVFLHPILESMLARRQRNLKDALPN
- the ispE gene encoding 4-(cytidine 5'-diphospho)-2-C-methyl-D-erythritol kinase; protein product: MIQFPNAKINLGLQLIEKRPDGFHNLVSCFYPVGWTDALEILPTTSEASFTLSGLSVPGEPTQNLCWKAYELLKKDYHLPAIQMHLHKVIPMGAGLGGGSADAAFTLKILNDLFTLSLPAEQLENYAKQLGSDCAFFVQNKPVLAIEKGDVFKPIDLDLKGWHVVLVYPNFPISTAEAYAGVLPQFPENSLKTLLAHEPTTWKDTVVNDFEASLFPKYPVLKELKGQLYAMGATYASMSGSGSTMYGLFKEAPAQPLPFTAEYSVWQGVL
- a CDS encoding transglutaminase domain-containing protein, whose amino-acid sequence is MKRFVLLLFSVFYAVTSFAQKPPQYAAVDKKVIQLTQKQTLTLEELVKVISQNFTTPEDRTRAAFVWLTENIAYDIQALYLTPSIGNNKYLIEQTLKTKKAVCEGYAEVFQTLCNQMGIKAYMVTGYTSLDNQVSSKAHAWCAAQVNGKWYLFDPTWGAGYVSEKAFTKHRNEQFFKAEPASFAPTHFPSDPLWQFSTSPITGREFAAGVSSLPKPRSCFQFKDTLAAYEKLDDHGRLLSTVRRMEAPGNFHPFLANHLLSLKSQIDYQNYLALSMAYNQGIDLLNQFLYYRNNMLFGKKREAELKTLITTSVSNFQAAKQRLDTVKWHSTQYEIGSIKDNLTKAYSLALDQQKFINRIYDPLGLKKKN
- a CDS encoding sugar transferase, whose product is MYLSFGKRFLDLVLAGSALLVLWPVMLVVAVALWFGFDGKVLFRQQRPGLHGKAFTFYKFTTMTQGRDAAGELLPDEHRLTSLGSFIRKTSLDELPQLWNVLKGDMSLVGPRPLLMDYLPLYTPDQARRHAVKPGITGWAQVNGRNLLSWEEKFTFDVWYVEHASFKVDLQILWRTFKHVIQPEGISAPDTATMPRFTGSSNTAS
- a CDS encoding acetyltransferase, with the protein product MNSTGKDIVIVGAGGLGREVLMLIRQINQHTPTWNFLGFYDDASPEAGFGYPYLGTVDDLNNTPTPLHAVIAIGDCQAKAKVVERLFNNFLLFPVLVHPSVVNEVVQLNQIDEGSIICQNCILTINVRLGKHVLLNLACTLGHDAVLGDFCSLMPQVAVSGGVTLQKGVYMGTNSSILQYKSVGVFTAIGAGAVVTQDLPDHCTAVGVPARIIKQAV
- a CDS encoding DegT/DnrJ/EryC1/StrS family aminotransferase, which gives rise to MSANQDFIYLSPPHMGGREQHYIQEAFDQNWITTAGANVDGFEKELASYVGVPHAAVLSSGTAALHLALLTMGIGEGDEVFCSSFTFVASTNPIKYVGATPVLIDSELTTWNLCPKALEQAMQSRQQKGKLPKALILVHLYGMPSRMQEILELCQHYGVQVIEDAAEALGSTYKNQQMGTFGEAGFFSFNGNKIITTSGGGALISQNKDLVEKAKWLATQAKEPTPHYHHTTMGFNYRLSNICAGIGRGQLEVLEERVQQKRLVFANYQTLLQDLEEIQWQPEPKGSLSNRWLSCFTIQKGSAVTPEKIRLALLADQIESRPLWQPMHQQPLYQGCDYFGENVSDDLFARGLCLPSGTKLTMSLQERIASIIRKAFLA
- a CDS encoding trans-sulfuration enzyme family protein, whose protein sequence is MSISPKVTPIYQTSVFTFEDLNALEAYFEQPGQSYLYSRNGNPNTDELAEEVNQLENGQGAVATSSGISAILTAVLVYCQSGDHVLCAEEIYGGSAALLTQELTRMGVQVSFVPMGEMYSFGNYVQANTKVLLVETISNPMMTVLDLAKVAVECQKQGVKLVVDNTFASPVITKPLELGADIVIHSVTKYLSGHSDVTAGVVVAKVTEDAQRAKQIVVAWGLNLSPFDSWLAARGLKTLKLRIRQHSENALALATYLQNHPKVSEVYYPGLSTHPQNGLASAQGKGWFGGMLSFRIKDEVETVNRFMRGLTHIPFAPSLAGVVSSVSYPLGTSHRALTEEQRAKLGISIGLIRLSVGIEEAEDLIADLEKALAAI
- the atpC gene encoding ATP synthase F1 subunit epsilon, with protein sequence MYLEIITPDKRVFEGDVTSVQFPGINGGFEVLNNHAALISALANGPVRVTPTTGTSVVFQIDGGVVEVLDNKIIVLAEAVTA
- the atpD gene encoding F0F1 ATP synthase subunit beta, producing MANIGRITQVIGPVVDVSFSGENSKLPNIMDALVVVKANGARVVLETQQHLGEDRVRTIAMDATEGLTRGMEVTDLASPISMPTGDNVLGRLFNVIGEAIDGIPQPVSEADLPIHRNAPRFEDLSTSSEVLYTGIKVIDLIEPYSKGGKIGLFGGAGVGKTVLIQELINNIAKGHGGLSVFAGVGERTREGNDLLREMIESGIVRYGDAFMESMEHGGWDLSKVDQEALKESKATFVFGQMNEPPGARARVALSGLTVAESFRDGDGTGAGRDILFFIDNIFRFTQAGSEVSALLGRMPSAVGYQPTLATEMGAMQERITSTKRGSITSVQAVYVPADDLTDPAPATTFAHLDATTVLSRKISELGIYPAVDPLDSTSRILTADVVGEEHYNTAQRVKEILQRYKELQDIIAILGMDELSEEDKLVVHRARRVQRFLSQPFHVAEQFTGLKGVLVDIKDTIRGFNEIMDGLHDNLPESAFNLVGTIEDAVAKGQKMMAEAK